TTCGGTCGGATAGAGCCAGTCTGAGTCAACGGAAATAACCTCTATTTTGGCTTTGACATCCTTGAATCCTTCAACGACCGAATTGTTGACGGCAACGTCAAACAGGTCAACCGCTTTTGTAATGTAGAGATAGCTGTTTGCGTCAAATCGCTTTACAAAGCTTTCCCCCTGATGGTGGAGGTAACTTTCAACCTGGAAATCCAGTGAAAAGTCATAGCTGATTTCATCCTTGTCCTGAAGGTCACGGCCGAATTTGAGATACATTGATTCGTCGCTCAGATAAGTGATGTGGGCAATCATGCGCGCCAGGGACAATCCGTTTCTGGGAATCTTTCCCGTGCCGTAATAGTTTCCGCCGTTCCAGCAAGGATCTGAAAATATGGCCTGACGGCCGACCTCATTGAACGCAATCTGCTGAGGGGATGATCTTGCGGTCGTGGCTATCGGAATTGCCTTTTTCATCATGTCTGGATAGCTGATGGCCCATTGTATTACCTGCATTCCTCCCATTGAGCCTCCGATAACCGCATATAACTGCCTGATGCCAAATGAGTCGACAAGCACCTTTTGAACGTCAACCATGTCTTTAATAGTGATTACAGGAAAATCAATGCCGTATTCATGGCCTGTTTTTGGATTGATTGAACTCGGGCCGGTAGTTCCCTTACATCCTCCAAGAACGTTGGAACAGATTAAAAAGTACTTTTCGCTGTCCAGTATCTTTCCGGGACCTATGACTATTTCCCACCAGCCGGGCTTGTCTGCTCCTTTATGCCAGCCTGCAGCGTGGGAGTCTCCGGTCAATGCATGACATATCAGTATTGCATTGCTCTTATCGCTGTTGAGCTCACCATATGTCTCATATGCTACGGTGATGTTTTCCAACGTTTTGCCGCTTTCCAATATAAAAGGTTCATCAATATCAAAATATTGCGTTTCAACAATACCGACAGAATCCTTATCCATTAAAATCACCTAATCAAATGTAAATTTTTCATAGCTATTTTTGCAGCCGCCTGCTCGGCCTCTTTCTTGTTCTTTCCTATTCCTTCACCCATCTTGATGTCGTCAAGATATATTGCCATTACAAATGTCTTGTCATGAGGAACTCCATGCTCTTCAAGGAGTTCATAGTGGATTTTGGTTTCCTGAGCGTCACAGAACTCTTTTATTGATGATTTATAGTCATAGAAGAATATCTTTTCTTCATCGATATATCTGAATATTATTTTAGCGACAAACCTTTTTGTAAATGCTAAACCCTGATCCAGGAACAGCGCTCCCAGAAATGACTCGAAGAGATCTGATGTTATTGAAACCACTTCATTGTCCGTTAATTTCATTTCATCCACAGATACTTTCAAATAATCCTTTAAACCTAGTTCATGAGAGTATTGAATCAAAGCTGATTGGCATACGAAGTTTGCCCTGAGTTTCGTCAGCTTGCCTTCACCGTATTTCGGGTACTTCTTGTAGAGATACTCGGAAACAAGCATGTTAAGGATTGAATCCCCTAAAAACTCCAAACGTTCGTAATCGTACTTGAGTCCATGCACTGTCGCATAGGAACCGTGAGTAAACGCCATTTTGTAATAATCTTTATTATTCGGTTCAATAGAAAATTTTTCAAATAAATTCATGTTAAAGCCTTAATTATCATTTAAATATTATATAATAATTATGACTTTTAATTTATATAAACTTCATCATATATAACAATTGTGATAATATTACTTATCAGACGCTCTTACTCTTTGCTTATATATAAGGAAAATTAAAAAAGCAACTAAAGGATTTGGTAATTATGATATTAAACTGGAAAGAAGAAATAACAAACATCGACCCAGACATAAAATTCAGAGCCCAGGGCGGCTGGCTGAAAACAGTAGAAGAGCTTGATAAAAGTGTAACCAATGGATTTTCCCTTGTTGGAGACTTCATAAAAGCCGGAGACTTTGAAGGAGAATACAGCGAAGGAATATATCTTGACTGCAACAAGGAAGGCACCGCCAAAAAGCCGCAGACAGACTACAGACTATTCAGATTCAGAGACGGTAAGGTAAGGCTGCTTGACTTGGTAATCGACGCTCAAAACGGCTGGGCACAGGTATTCTGGGACGCCGTTGAAGATGAAATTGAAAAGGAGTATTAATCGGAAGTCTTTCGAGGTTTGCACTTAGATACCCTTTTAAATTCCCTTTTAATCTGACAGCGGGCTTCCTCAAGCAGCAATAGCTTGTGGTCCAAATTTTGGGAGAAGTTCTTTTCCTTTCCGTCAATAAGTCCCCTGAATTTAACCTCAAAGTTACCCGTATCACAGATATTAACCATTAACCTTTCAGAAGCATTAAATCCATCAAAAAACCTTTCGATATCTTCGGTTTCAAAAATAGGAGCCTTGATATTGAAAACCATCAGTTTCTTTTCGTTTTCACGTATTCTGACGTAATCTTCATGGATTTCAATGGATTCCCCACCATCTTTTTTTGATATCTTGATATAGTGCTCATCGCCGAACTGCATAGTGAAATCCCCCTTTTAGTATATGTGATGAAGGCTGCAGCATGCGCAGGTCGGATCGAAGTAATTGTCCTTCGGAATGCTCTGTGCAGGCTCAATCAACAGAGTAACTTCAAAAATCGCATCGGACTCTGTGCTGGGCTTTCTTGTGATGTTGGACATCCCCCTGTAGTTGACCGGAATGAAACCAGTCTGGGAAATGTCATAATACAATAATTCACCGGTTTTGACATCGGAGAAGAATTCGTCCAGCTGCTTTACCTGTGCTGGAGACATTGCGAAATTAACGCCCATCATCTTGTCCTGTCTTTGCTTGATGCCTACAAAATCAATATTGACGGCCAGATTGTCCCCGCCGTCTTTTGTAAAGACAATGCATTCTTCCAAATTAATGTTTTCCTTTAAAGCTAAATCGTTTAATTCTGACATTAAAAACACCCTCAAAGCTAATTTTGAAAAAATAAGTATATAAACGTTAAGTATTGATGGAAATCTTTTGTGATAATTAAAAAAAGTGGGTTTGAATGAAGATTAATTTAATAATCTCCAATAACTTTATACCAACTTAAACCAATCTTTGTCTGGTAGTTGGTTTTTTATTTTGCCAGCTGTATCTTCTTAATTTGCTGGATCTACCGAATCCACAAGAAGCACAGACTTTCTTACGTACGTGGTAAGTATTTCTACCACATCTTCTGCATCTAATATGGGTCTTTTTATTCTTCTTACCCATTGATGGAGTTCCCTTGGACATTGATACACCTCCTAATCATTTTAAAATATTGCAGTTATCTTAAACAATTATTGAATAATATTTATGGTGAAATATAAACAATATTGTCTCCTCTGATGAGAACAACACCTAATCTCTTTTTGATTTCTCCGTCCTGTAACTCTTCAGCGTCGTTGAGAACCAGGTTCATGTGTAAGTCGAAGCTTTTGAGTATACCTCTGAATTCACGGTCTCCTTTGAGTTTGATTAAAACTGGAGCATCGATAGATTTGCCTAATGCATCGAGTGGTCTTTGAACATTTTGTCCGCTCATTATATCACCTTATATTACCATTAATTGTATTTTTTATAAATTTTTTAAAAAAGTAATCGTTTTTTGAACAATTACATGTATTAGAAATAATATAATCAAGTTTAGATAAGACAAAACCTAATTAAAACTAATAATAAATTATATAATCAAACTAATATATAAAGGTTGTTATTTTCAAAGGAAAAAAATAGTTATCACACGCTCTCTTACAATTTCCTTATATATTATTCGGATTAATAGATTAAAAATGCTATGCGTTTCAACGAATCCGAATACAAAAAACTCCTGATTTACATACTGGCGAACTGCTACGACAAGCCCCATGTAGGAAAAACCGTGATAATAACATCCCTATATTTCATAGATTTCAATTATTATGAGATATACGGCCATTCCCTCACTCATGAATCCTACATCAAGTCAAAAAAAGGTATTCAGTCCAAGCACTTCTCCAAGATTACCGAAGAGCTGATAGAAAAAAGGAAAATACACTTCAAAAAGCAGGCATACTACAACACCACGCTGCACAAATACTATCTGACCCAGCTTCCCGACGTCAAGTTCCCAAAAAAGAAGGAGGAGCTGATTGATTTAAGCATCAGACACATAATCACAAAAAACGCAACAACACTACTGAAATACGTAAGCAAGGATCCTCCATTTAAAATAGCTGATTTCAACGACGAAATAGATTA
This is a stretch of genomic DNA from Methanobrevibacter millerae. It encodes these proteins:
- the metX gene encoding homoserine O-acetyltransferase MetX, translating into MDKDSVGIVETQYFDIDEPFILESGKTLENITVAYETYGELNSDKSNAILICHALTGDSHAAGWHKGADKPGWWEIVIGPGKILDSEKYFLICSNVLGGCKGTTGPSSINPKTGHEYGIDFPVITIKDMVDVQKVLVDSFGIRQLYAVIGGSMGGMQVIQWAISYPDMMKKAIPIATTARSSPQQIAFNEVGRQAIFSDPCWNGGNYYGTGKIPRNGLSLARMIAHITYLSDESMYLKFGRDLQDKDEISYDFSLDFQVESYLHHQGESFVKRFDANSYLYITKAVDLFDVAVNNSVVEGFKDVKAKIEVISVDSDWLYPTEQSTEIVAALNANDVEVSFSEIKSSYGHDAFLLEKGQLHYLLSKFLSDTIVEDLMTEDVPTIREEDSIKKAAILMLDKNVTHIPIVTDDNKLIGIVTSWDVSKSIAINSEKLSDIMTTTVKYCHASDSIEDVSVLMRKHDISCLPVVDDDFVVRGMITSDQVNNPYYDIK
- the rnc gene encoding ribonuclease III; this encodes MNLFEKFSIEPNNKDYYKMAFTHGSYATVHGLKYDYERLEFLGDSILNMLVSEYLYKKYPKYGEGKLTKLRANFVCQSALIQYSHELGLKDYLKVSVDEMKLTDNEVVSITSDLFESFLGALFLDQGLAFTKRFVAKIIFRYIDEEKIFFYDYKSSIKEFCDAQETKIHYELLEEHGVPHDKTFVMAIYLDDIKMGEGIGKNKKEAEQAAAKIAMKNLHLIR
- a CDS encoding 50S ribosomal protein L37e, yielding MSKGTPSMGKKNKKTHIRCRRCGRNTYHVRKKVCASCGFGRSSKLRRYSWQNKKPTTRQRLV
- a CDS encoding LSm family protein produces the protein MSGQNVQRPLDALGKSIDAPVLIKLKGDREFRGILKSFDLHMNLVLNDAEELQDGEIKKRLGVVLIRGDNIVYISP
- a CDS encoding type II toxin-antitoxin system antitoxin SocA domain-containing protein; translated protein: MRFNESEYKKLLIYILANCYDKPHVGKTVIITSLYFIDFNYYEIYGHSLTHESYIKSKKGIQSKHFSKITEELIEKRKIHFKKQAYYNTTLHKYYLTQLPDVKFPKKKEELIDLSIRHIITKNATTLLKYVSKDPPFKIADFNDEIDYNYVYFRNSRYSIRKKLINL